GTTCTATCGTACCAATTGTCGGGTTGAAGAGAGGATGTAAGGCGATGAAAGCCGCATTCTGACCACAAAAGCTTGTTACGGTCATAAATTGCATTTAGATTTCGCGATGGTTGTAAATATGGCTAGGTCTTTAGTATGAAGCGGCGCGCGCGATTAGGGCTATTTGCCGTAGTTCTGGCATTTGCGCCGACTGCACTGAGTGACTCGGTGATGACCAGTGAGTCTGGTTTCGCCTCTACCAACGCCTGCCCGCTAGTGTCCCAATACCTGGCGGCATCAGGTGCTACCGAAAGCCATGCTCACCGGAGTTGTCGTCCGGTATCTGCAGTCCAGCCACCGCGCGACGCTGCTTGGAAAGTAAAGTTATCGGGGGTTGGGAGCAGCAGTTTCGATCAAAGCTTGCCCAAAGATACCCAGGTGCTGCAGTTAACGCCCAACGAGTTATTGGTAACCCGGTTTTTGAAGGGTAAACCTATAGATATTGCTTGGAATCATAGCCTGCATAGCGCCCTGCATTATTGCCAGAAACTTGAATGGGCGGGATTTACAGACGTGATTGTTTATCTGGAGTCGCCAACCGTCAGGCCCGGTTTGTTGGCTCCAGAGGTTGTATTGGCTGAGTGGTTCGCGGGTGCGGCAATCCTCTATACGTCCGACGAGTCAGGTATTGCATCGCTTGGAGATTATGAAGGGGTTCCTGAAAAGGCATCACTCGATCCTGCATTTCGATTGCTTATGCAGGGTACATCAGCTGAGATACCACTGAACGGTAAAAAGGGAATCGGTCGACAATTTCAATGGAAAGGCGGAATGACAGCCTTGCAGCAAGAGTTGTTGAAAACACAATGGACGAATTTCAGGCGAAATGCGACTACTGAACGCTATCTTTGCTCATCTTACTAAGCACATGTTTCTAGTGGTGCTGCTGATTATTTCAGTTGGTGGCGTTACCTATTGGCTATTGCAGAAGCCCACAGGCACGAATTTTCTGGGCAAGAAACAAATATTGCTTTCCTATCAGTTTGAGCTCGCCAATAACAGCGACCAGCTGGTCAGTTCGGCATATTTTGATGTGTTTGCGCCATTAAAACAAAGTGCTACTCATCAAGTGTTGGACATTAAGACCGATGGTGAATTTGAAGTTGTTTCAGATCACTACGGGCAACAACTAATCCGGTTCAAAAATCTGACGCTTCCTCCTAATGGTGCCCGAATACTCACAGTCAGGGTGCTGCTTGCCGTTAATGCTGTGGGTCAAGGCCAGTGGCCAAAGGCTATTGTTCAGGCAGCCCGCGAGAAAAGCAGAAACAGTTGGGCGGGTCCGGAAGTATCGCGATTGATATCAATTTTGCAACATCAGCAGCAAGACTCACTGCGGGACATCAGCGAATGGCTATATACACACGTCGAAAGTGTTGATTATATGGCCCAGGACCGCGGCGCCGAATATGCGCTGAAGTATAAGCGTGGTGATTGTACTGAATTTATGTCTGCTTTTAGCGCGCTTGCACAAGCTGCCGAGTATCCAGTGTTCGGTGTTGGTGGGTTTGTTGTGTCTGAGTCATCAGGTGTTCTGCTTAAAGCTGATGCCTATCATAACTGGAATCAGGCTTTCGAAAATCAGTCTTGGGAATTATTCGATTCGCAGCGTAATCTGCGTTCGGCGCACAACACAAGCTATGTGGCATTCAGGCTGTTCGGGTTGCCAGAAACAAATTTGAAAACATCTTCCTCTCAGCGCTTTGTTGTTCATGACGAGCGCCTGACAGCAAAAATGATTTAGTTTGGGATAACTATCAATGAATTTGCGTGCTTTCTTCGTGGTGTTAATGGCTCTGGCAATCGCGTCGCAGGCCTTTGCCGATGAAATAACCATTACTGAAGACACCTATATTGGCGTTGACAACCAAACTTATGATGGTCACATATTGATCCTCAGTGGTGCCAAGGTGACGCTGGATGGCTATCACCAGTTTGAAGAGTTGCGCCTTATCAATGGTGCGCAAATCACCCATACTGAAGCGGCATCAGAAACTTCCCCATTCGTCAATATAGAAGCCAATCTGATAAATCTTGCCTACGGAACACGTATCTATGTAACAGGAAAAGGGCGTAACCCAACCCCGGAAGTGTCTGCCAGTGGCTCGGGGAGTCACGGTGGTGCGGCGGGGAGTCTCAATGGCAGTGTATCCAATGCTGTATTTGGTCACTATAAGGAGCCTTCCAGTTTTGGTATAGGCGGTCGGAGCGGTGGTGTTGCGGATGACAGTATTTATAACCACAGGGGTGGCGGCAAAATTAAGCTGGTGGCAAATACCCTTGTTTTGGATGGGGAGTTGCACGCCGATGGGCTTGGGTACTACTACGCGCATGATGGTGCTGGTGCGGGTGGTTCTATCTGGCTGGATGTGGGTGTACTTAAAACCACGCGAACGGCTGGAGATTATAGAATTCATGCCAATGGCGGCAATGGCCACATTAACGGTGCTGCTGGCGCAGGTGGGGGTAGGGTTGCTATCTATTATGAAACGCTGGATGGATTCAGTATTGCCGGTATGGTGTTAGCCAATCCAGGAATTGCTGTTGGTGGAAGCGTAAATCCTGAAGCTAATGGTTTGTCAGGTACGATTTATCATAAGAACAAACAAACGCAATCAGATGAGTTGCGTTACGTGTTGAATAGTCAAACGCCCGATTCCATCAGAGCGCAATCCTTGTCCGGCGATTACGGCAACACAAATCTGGCCGTGGTGGGCCAGCGCGTGCATTTGGATAATGTTGTATTCGGTGGCTTATCTGTTACCGGTGGTTCACGTATCACCAGTAGCGGCAGTGTGCAATTCTCAGGCGCGATCAATGTGAAAGGTGCCACCTTGATCAATGTGAAAGGTGCCACCTTGAATGGCATGCGCCATTGGATAACGTCACTCGGCGATGACTTGGTGATTGACGGCTTTACTTATGAGATGCAGGGCGATGAGAGCTGGAATTCGGTCACTGTTCAGAATGCCGGTGTACTGACTCACGCCATTGGTGCAACCACCAATGCTGGTGCTGAAGGTGTGGTACTCACCGCCAGCCTGATCGATATCAAAGCCGGTGCGAAAATCGACGTATCGGGCCGTGGCCATTTGCCCAATGCGGATGTGACCTTCAGCGGTTCGGGCAGTTACGGTGGCGCAGCAGGAACGTTTAATGACAATGCTACCAATGCCACCTTTGGCGATTTCCGAGCACCTCAGCACTTCGGCATTGGTGGGCGCCGGCTCGATCAACCAGATGACTCAATTCACAGTAAGCGCGGTGGCGGTGCCATCAAGCTGATTGCTGACGATCTGGTTGTTGATGGTGGTATTTACGCAGATGGGCTCGGTTACTATTACGGTCAAGATGGCGCAGGCGCTGGCGGCTCCATTTGGATTGATGCAGGGGTGCTTCGCACCAATCGATCAAACCTGGATAACAGAATTCATGCCAATGGCGGCAATGGGCATGTCAGTGGTTCTGCGGGCGCGGGCGGTGGCCGTGTCGCGCTTTATTATAATGTGCTGGATGGATTTAACGTCGCCGGCATGGTACTTGCGAATGCCGGCATTTCATCCAGTGGTCCATCGGGTTCTGACAGTCACGGGCAGCCCGGTACCGTTTACCATAAAAACAAACAAACGCAAGCGGAAGAGCTGCGTTATGTGTTGAGTGGGCTCACTTCAGATTACATCAAACCACTCACTGTGTCCGGAGACTACGGCAATATGAATCTGGCCGTGGTCGGCCAGCGTGTGCATTTGAATAATGTTGTGTTCGGTGGTTTATCTGTAACCGGAGGTTCACGAATCACCAGTAGCGGCAGTGTTGAATTTACGGGTTCGCTTGATATCAAAGGCTCGACGCTTTATGGCATGCGCCATTGGATAACGTCACTCGGCGATGACTTGGTGATTGACGGCTTTACTTATGAGATGCAGGGCGATGAGAGCTGGAATTCGGTCACTGTTCAGAATGCCGGTGTACTGACTCACGCCATTGGTGCAACCACCAATGCTGGTGCTGAAGGTGTGGTACTCACCGCCAGCCTGATCGATATCAAAGCCGGTGCGAAAATCGACGTATCGGGCCGTGGCCATTTGCCCAATGCGGATGTGACCTTCAGCGGTTCGGGCAGTTACGGTGGCGCAGCAGGAACGTTTAATGACAATGCTACCAATGCCACCTTTGGCGATTTCCGAGCACCTCAGCACTTCGGCATTGGTGGGCGCCGGCTCGATCAACCAGATGACTCAATTCACAGTAAGCGCGGTGGCGGTGCCATCAAGCTGATTGCTGACAATCTGATTGTAGATGGTGGTATCTATGCAGACGGCAAAAGCCACCAGGCGGGCTACGATGGCGCCGGTTCAGGCGGCTCTATTTGGATTGATGCAGGTGCAGTGCGCACCTCTCGGTCAAACCTCGATTATAGAATTCATGCCAATGGCGGCAATGGGCATCTCAGTGGTTCTGCGGGCGCGGGCGGTGGCCGTATCGCGCTTTATTATAATGTGCTGGATGGATTTAACGTCGCCGGTATGGTTCTGGCAGATGCCGGACTTTCCTCAAGCGGTGCAGCGAGCGCTGAAACTCACGGCCTGCCAGGGACTATTTATCACAAAAACAAGCAAACGCAGAAAGAAGAGCTGCGCTACGCCCTGAAAAGCGCTGCGGCTGATTACATCGGTACGCTCACCTTAAGTGGTGATTTCAATACACTGGATTTAGCCTTTTCTGGTTTAAATGTTCATTTGGAAAATTTGGCGTTCGGCAACTTAACGGCTTCAGGTAGTGGCAGAATCAGCAGCGGTGAAAATGTCACCATGGCGGGGACGCTCAACGCAAATAATGTAATCCTCACCAGTATTGGGGCATGGAATAAACCACAACTAGGGGCAGAGCTCACCGTCGATGGTTTTACCTACGAACTGAACCAAAACGAAAGTTGGTCAAAGCTTGTAATTAAAAACCAGGGGGTGGTTACCCATACGGCCGGATTGGTTAAGTCAGATGGTACTGAAGGCGTTACGCTGAGTGCGGATACATTAACCATCGAAAAAGGATCTAGCATCAATGTGTCTGGTAAGGGGCGACTGTATGCTCCTGAAACCAACAATCGCGAAGCCGGAAGCCATGGTGGTAGAGCCGGCGCAAGCGAAGGCCAACAACCCATAGCAGCATACGGCAGTATGAAACAACCCGCGAATTACGGTACGGGAGGGCAGGGAAGTTCGGATGCAAATCATACCCGCGGTGGCGGAGCAATTAAGATAATCGCTAAAGACCTCACGTTGGATGGTGTAATCCTTGCGGATGGAATGGCAGGTACCAACACTAACCGATCAGCTGCTGCGGGTGGTTCCATTTGGTTGCAGGTAGATAATCTGATTGCGACGCAAACCCACAACGGTTTCCGTCTTAGGGCCGATGGCGGGGCGGTAAATGCGAACCCTGGTGCAGGGGGTGGGCGCATCGCAGTTTATTACAAGCAGTTGCATGGATTTAATCTCGCTGGCTGGGCTAACGCTCAAGGTAGCGGCAGTACTGTTTATCTGCCACCGCCCGGTGAACCAGGTACGGTGTATTTCCATAATGCCATTACCGGCAAAGAATCTATGATATTTGCCGTTTCCAGTGGCGATGCAGGCTATTGGCCAGAGGTCAGATTTTCAGGCGATTACGGAAATTTGGATTTACATGTCCGGGGATTGAAACTCATCCTGGGGGATAGTTCGCTTGATAATGTCTTTCTGGAAAGTGGCGCAATTCTGCAAACCGCAGGGGAGGTCAATCTTACGGGCAGAATATTTGCCAGTAACTCAACCGTTGCTTCTCTGAATCAGTGGAACTTACCTGCGGGTCGACACCTTGTTGTAGACGGCTATACCTACGAAATGCAGGGTGATGAAGTCTGGGACTCTGTAACCATTAAGGCGGGTGGTACTCTCACCCATGCCATAGGCACCAAGACCTCCGGCGGAAAAGATGGTGTTGAACTGCAGGCGAACCTTTTTAACCTTGAGCGATATGGGCGTATAGATGTAACGGGCAAAGGCCGTCTGCCACTGGAAACCATGATTAACAAAGAGTCAGGCAGTCACGGTGGTCGGGCCTGGCAAGTGGATGGTCAGCTGGTTCCTGATGCCTACGGGGACTACCAGCGGCCCCAGGAGTTTGGGATCGGCGGCCATCACCTCACCGCAGGCAGCGAAGTCCGCGGTGGTGGTTCGATAAAAATCGTAGCCGATGAATTCCTTCTGGATGGTCAGATTGCCGCTGATGGTAAGGTTGGCAACAGCGGCGGGGGCGCGGGTGCGGGAGGCTCCATTTGGCTCGATGTGAAAACCCTGCGTTCGACCCATAATAGTAATGGCCGTCGACTGAGCGCGGTAGGCGGGCATGTCTCCTCAAATCTGGGAGCCGCGGGTGGCGGACGTATCGCAGTATATTATGACCATGCTGAAGGTGTGAGCTTGGCGAGCTGGAGCTCTACAGAAAGTGGTAGCTACTACACGACGTTGATGGGCGAGCCCGGTACTCTATTCATTAAAAATAATTTAACCGGTGACACACAGCTTCATTTCAGCCGACAATCCAAGAACCCCTCGATACAGCCGGTGTTTAATATTTCTGGCGACTACAGCAACGTAGACCTTTGGTTGGGCGGCATCAACGCACGTTTAACTGACGTGAAGCTGACAAACCTGATGCTTTATGGTGCCAGTACCGTTGACAGCGGGCTTAGCGTAGAGCTGAGCGGTGAAGTTAATAGCCAGAGCACTACGGCGGTCCTGCAAACCATGGCGCACTGGGATTTTCTTGCGGGTCGCCATCTGAACGTTAATGGTTTTATTTATGTACTGAGCGGTGCTGAGCATTGGGATACCGTTAAAGTCAGCAACTCTGGCCGAATCACCCATAATCCCGGCGCGGCCGTGCATGAAACGGCAGACGGTGCAGAACTACACGCAAAAAGTATCCATGTGGAATACCCCAGCTGGATTGATGTCAGCGCTAAAGGGTTGCTGCCCAATGACGAGGTGACTGGCAATGCATCCGGTAGCCATGGTGGTTTAGGCGGTGCTCCAGCGGGCGATGCCACCAACAGTGTTTATGGCAATGAGCTGGAGCCGCAGCAGGCAGGTGTAGGCGGTCGTTATCAGAACATGGACGATTCGCATACCAATAATGCACGTGGCGGTGGTGCTTTGAGGTTGGTGGCCGACGATGTACTTATTAACGGATTTGTTTATGCCAGGGGTGAAGGTGGCAAGTACGGTGGTGGTGCCGGTGCCGGCGGGTCTGTCTGGATTGAAGCCGGTCAGCTTCGTACCAACGGCGGGGTAGGCAATTCATCGCTTATTGATGCCAGCGGTGGCGCAGCGTCATCTCGTCCTGGCGGCGGCGGTGGCCGTATCGCAATTCATTACGACAGTCTCCAGGGCTTCACCGAGAATCATGCCAAAGTTGTTGCCAATGGCAATAACGGCAGTGGCGTCGGCAGCGTGCAGTGGGTAAAACGGGAATCGGCTCCTTTCGTCTTGGGGCAGTCCATTGGTCCTGTTGTTTCTGCCTGGCCGGGTTCATTTACCATCAATTTCAATGTGCCACTGAATGTCGATTCTGTGGATATAAACGACGTGCAATTACTGGGGGCAGATGGCGAGCCCTTGCAGGTCATCGATGGCGTGTCCTTGATAACCGAAAGCAGTTTGCAAGTCTATACCCAGGCCAATTTCAGCCACGGCGTTTACACCTTGTTGGTCGGACCCTATCTGAACGGCCAGAACGGTCGGGGTATGGATCAGAACCGGAACGATATTGAACAAGAGCCTGAGGCCGATGTTTATCAGTTCAGTTTTGAAATTGACAGTGCCGCGCCGCTTTCACCGGTGATTGATCAGTTACTTGCCCCAGCGGTAAACCCCAGCAAGTACAAATCCTTCTCATTAAGTGGTCCAAGGTCTGAGCCACTCGCGGTCTATGTGAACAACGCGGAAGTGGCACCGCTGGGCACTGGCGCCTGGACTTACGCTTTCTCAGTATCAGAGGGCATGAATAACCGCACCCTCTATGTTAAAGACAGTGCAGGTAATGTGAGCGACACGGTCACCGTGCTGATCAATGTGGATTCTGTAGCGCCCGTCATCGGCAGTGCGCAACCCGGTGGCTACATCAATCAGTCACCCGAATCCATTGTGCTTAACTTTACCGAAGACGGCAGTGGTGTGGACTGGAACGCAAGTGTGCTCACTGTTTCTATGAATGGTTCAGTGCTTGTCGGCGACTGGGTCAACGAAAGTAACAGTGCCAGCTTTACGCCGGCTGCCAGCCTGCTGGATGGCGACTATGTCATTGATGTAGTACTGCAAGACAAGTACGGCAACAACAGTGGTGCTAAACAATTCACATTCAGCCTGGATCGTATCGCACCTGCTTCGCCTACCCTGGCAGTACATCCTGCCGTCACCGCGATCAACCAATATGAATTCAGTGGTACCAAGCCGATTAACACTGGCATCTGGCTGGGTGACCAACAGTTGGTGCCCGCATCTACAGCCTCTAATTGGTCTTACACACTGCCGTTAACAGAAGGCCAGAACCATTTTGAGTTCAGTGCCGTGGATCTCGCGGGTAACCGCAGTGTATCCGTGCCGGCGGATATTCGCTTCGATAACACAGCGCCCGGTATGGTGCCTGTGAGCATCAATGCGCAAGGCAATGGCACCGAAGCCTGGTTGAATTGGACCAGCTACAACGAAATAGCCAATGGCAACGACATTGCCGAATACCGCGTTTATCTGAGCAGCAGTGCGTTTGCCAATGTGATGCTGATGCAACCGGCCTACACGGTGGCCGGTGGAACGCAACAACTGCATCTGCAAGGTTTGGTGCGCAATGCACAACGCTTTGTGGCCGTAGTGGCGGTTGATGAGCAAGGGCTCAAGCTCGACAATGTGCTCGCACAGGCATTTACACCGGTAGATGTGCAGGCACCGGAAGATGTTTCGGCCTTCAGCGTAACGCCCGGTGCAACCAGTCTGCACCTGCAATGGCTGCCGTCTGTAAACGCTGCCGGAGACCTGGAAGCCTATGTTATTGAAATTCAGGATGCGGTTACCGGTCTGCGGGAAATTTCCCTGCCGCACGATCCGCAAGCGGAACCCTCTGCACCGATTGCATTCACGGTTGACAATCTGGCGCCCGCCTCGGGCAATGCGCTGCGCGTTTACACCCGCGATCTGGCGGGGAACAAGAGCAGTGGCCGCAATAATCCCGGTGTCACCTGGCTGGCCAATCCCATCCCTAATGAAATAGAAGAATTGAGCGCACAGCTGCGCCTGCATTGGCCGTCGGCCGTGCCGAATAATCTGGTCAAACACTACCTGGTTTATGTGAGCACGTCAGATTTCAATTCGGTGCAGGGCTTGCAACCTGCATTGCAAGTCAACAAATCATCTAATGGCAGTGTGCTGGTGCAGGCTATTTCAGGTCTCACCAACGATACGCCTTACTATGTGGCCATTGTTGCGGTTGGCATGTCAGACGGTTATTCGCCACAGGTGCAAACCGTGATGGCAACGCCCACGGAAGACAACACGCCACCGGCGGTGGAACTGGTGCAGTTCAAAACCAGTCTGGATCAAACCAGTTTGTTAACGCCAGCCACGCTCGACCGGGCCGGCAAATTGCAAGTAGCTGCGACCGATGTATCCGGCGTTTCACGGATTGAACTGCAGCTCGATGGGGTGCTCCTCTCCAGCCTCTATACCAAAGATGCGGAGGGTTTCTATAGTCTGGCGATGAATTGGGACGGCGTGGTCGAGGGTGAGCACACCCTGAGCATCACCGCCGTCGACAACTGGGACAACAAAGTCACGCACCAATATCCCTTTACGCTCACCATGGCAGCGCCTGCTGCACCTCAGTGGTTGGCGCCGGCTGCGCCCGCATTAACCAGTGCCGCCAGTGTCAGTTTGGTGGCCAAAGCGGCGCTTAATACTCAGGTGCAATTACTGAATAACGGCGTGGCGCAAGGGGCGGCTAAAGCGGTTGATGCCAGTGGCACGGTGAAATTCAATGCCAGTCTCGCTGAAGGCGATAACGTCTTTACATTGGTGGCCAATTTCACTGGCCGAACGGCGCAGAGTGTGCCCAGTGCCCAGGTCAGCGTGCGTCGCGACAGCAGTTTGCCGGCGGCGCCCGGTCAGCTCAGCGCCCAGAGTGGCAGCGCAGGCCAGGTGTTCCTCAACTGGAATAAGGTCACCAGCAACAGTGCCCAAAACCAGATAGTGGGTTATAACGTCTATCGTTCAACCGCCGAATTCAATCAGGTTGGTGTGGAGGGCGTGGTTAAAATAAACACCCAACCGCTCGCGACCAACCAGTATAAAGACATGCCGGTTGAGGATGCGCAATATCTTTACAAAGTCACCACGGTTAATCAGGCCGGTGCAGAAAGTCCGTTGTCCGCTGGCGCCACGGCAATTGCCGATAGTACAGCGCCAAAAGCATCGGCCATTCGTTACCAGAGCCTGGGTCAGGTGGATCAGGTCAGTGGCCGGCATGCGCCAGCCAAAATCAATGTGGAAGTGGATTTCTCCGAGCCGCTGCGCAACAAGCCTTACCTGGCCATAGCTCCGGTGGGTGGTGTGCCCATGGTGGTAGAATTGGCGTTGGCCAGCAACAGCGAAACCCGCTACCTCGGCAGTTTTAATCTGTTGGATGGCACGCCGTCAGGCACGGCATACGCGGTACTCTCTGCACACGACAAAGTGGGCAACCGCGGCACAGAAGTCGAGCAGGGCGCAACGCTGCTCGTGGATGCGCAAGGACCGGATCTGGTATCGCTGGTGTTATCCCCTGCGCAGCCACTGCAGGTCGATCCGGTAGAAGGCCTGGCCGTACAACTCCAACTCCAATTGAACGATGCCACGGCGGGTCAGGCCGCGCCGCTGCTC
This region of Simiduia agarivorans SA1 = DSM 21679 genomic DNA includes:
- a CDS encoding transglutaminase-like domain-containing protein, with the protein product MRLLNAIFAHLTKHMFLVVLLIISVGGVTYWLLQKPTGTNFLGKKQILLSYQFELANNSDQLVSSAYFDVFAPLKQSATHQVLDIKTDGEFEVVSDHYGQQLIRFKNLTLPPNGARILTVRVLLAVNAVGQGQWPKAIVQAAREKSRNSWAGPEVSRLISILQHQQQDSLRDISEWLYTHVESVDYMAQDRGAEYALKYKRGDCTEFMSAFSALAQAAEYPVFGVGGFVVSESSGVLLKADAYHNWNQAFENQSWELFDSQRNLRSAHNTSYVAFRLFGLPETNLKTSSSQRFVVHDERLTAKMI
- a CDS encoding fibronectin type III domain-containing protein encodes the protein MNLRAFFVVLMALAIASQAFADEITITEDTYIGVDNQTYDGHILILSGAKVTLDGYHQFEELRLINGAQITHTEAASETSPFVNIEANLINLAYGTRIYVTGKGRNPTPEVSASGSGSHGGAAGSLNGSVSNAVFGHYKEPSSFGIGGRSGGVADDSIYNHRGGGKIKLVANTLVLDGELHADGLGYYYAHDGAGAGGSIWLDVGVLKTTRTAGDYRIHANGGNGHINGAAGAGGGRVAIYYETLDGFSIAGMVLANPGIAVGGSVNPEANGLSGTIYHKNKQTQSDELRYVLNSQTPDSIRAQSLSGDYGNTNLAVVGQRVHLDNVVFGGLSVTGGSRITSSGSVQFSGAINVKGATLINVKGATLNGMRHWITSLGDDLVIDGFTYEMQGDESWNSVTVQNAGVLTHAIGATTNAGAEGVVLTASLIDIKAGAKIDVSGRGHLPNADVTFSGSGSYGGAAGTFNDNATNATFGDFRAPQHFGIGGRRLDQPDDSIHSKRGGGAIKLIADDLVVDGGIYADGLGYYYGQDGAGAGGSIWIDAGVLRTNRSNLDNRIHANGGNGHVSGSAGAGGGRVALYYNVLDGFNVAGMVLANAGISSSGPSGSDSHGQPGTVYHKNKQTQAEELRYVLSGLTSDYIKPLTVSGDYGNMNLAVVGQRVHLNNVVFGGLSVTGGSRITSSGSVEFTGSLDIKGSTLYGMRHWITSLGDDLVIDGFTYEMQGDESWNSVTVQNAGVLTHAIGATTNAGAEGVVLTASLIDIKAGAKIDVSGRGHLPNADVTFSGSGSYGGAAGTFNDNATNATFGDFRAPQHFGIGGRRLDQPDDSIHSKRGGGAIKLIADNLIVDGGIYADGKSHQAGYDGAGSGGSIWIDAGAVRTSRSNLDYRIHANGGNGHLSGSAGAGGGRIALYYNVLDGFNVAGMVLADAGLSSSGAASAETHGLPGTIYHKNKQTQKEELRYALKSAAADYIGTLTLSGDFNTLDLAFSGLNVHLENLAFGNLTASGSGRISSGENVTMAGTLNANNVILTSIGAWNKPQLGAELTVDGFTYELNQNESWSKLVIKNQGVVTHTAGLVKSDGTEGVTLSADTLTIEKGSSINVSGKGRLYAPETNNREAGSHGGRAGASEGQQPIAAYGSMKQPANYGTGGQGSSDANHTRGGGAIKIIAKDLTLDGVILADGMAGTNTNRSAAAGGSIWLQVDNLIATQTHNGFRLRADGGAVNANPGAGGGRIAVYYKQLHGFNLAGWANAQGSGSTVYLPPPGEPGTVYFHNAITGKESMIFAVSSGDAGYWPEVRFSGDYGNLDLHVRGLKLILGDSSLDNVFLESGAILQTAGEVNLTGRIFASNSTVASLNQWNLPAGRHLVVDGYTYEMQGDEVWDSVTIKAGGTLTHAIGTKTSGGKDGVELQANLFNLERYGRIDVTGKGRLPLETMINKESGSHGGRAWQVDGQLVPDAYGDYQRPQEFGIGGHHLTAGSEVRGGGSIKIVADEFLLDGQIAADGKVGNSGGGAGAGGSIWLDVKTLRSTHNSNGRRLSAVGGHVSSNLGAAGGGRIAVYYDHAEGVSLASWSSTESGSYYTTLMGEPGTLFIKNNLTGDTQLHFSRQSKNPSIQPVFNISGDYSNVDLWLGGINARLTDVKLTNLMLYGASTVDSGLSVELSGEVNSQSTTAVLQTMAHWDFLAGRHLNVNGFIYVLSGAEHWDTVKVSNSGRITHNPGAAVHETADGAELHAKSIHVEYPSWIDVSAKGLLPNDEVTGNASGSHGGLGGAPAGDATNSVYGNELEPQQAGVGGRYQNMDDSHTNNARGGGALRLVADDVLINGFVYARGEGGKYGGGAGAGGSVWIEAGQLRTNGGVGNSSLIDASGGAASSRPGGGGGRIAIHYDSLQGFTENHAKVVANGNNGSGVGSVQWVKRESAPFVLGQSIGPVVSAWPGSFTINFNVPLNVDSVDINDVQLLGADGEPLQVIDGVSLITESSLQVYTQANFSHGVYTLLVGPYLNGQNGRGMDQNRNDIEQEPEADVYQFSFEIDSAAPLSPVIDQLLAPAVNPSKYKSFSLSGPRSEPLAVYVNNAEVAPLGTGAWTYAFSVSEGMNNRTLYVKDSAGNVSDTVTVLINVDSVAPVIGSAQPGGYINQSPESIVLNFTEDGSGVDWNASVLTVSMNGSVLVGDWVNESNSASFTPAASLLDGDYVIDVVLQDKYGNNSGAKQFTFSLDRIAPASPTLAVHPAVTAINQYEFSGTKPINTGIWLGDQQLVPASTASNWSYTLPLTEGQNHFEFSAVDLAGNRSVSVPADIRFDNTAPGMVPVSINAQGNGTEAWLNWTSYNEIANGNDIAEYRVYLSSSAFANVMLMQPAYTVAGGTQQLHLQGLVRNAQRFVAVVAVDEQGLKLDNVLAQAFTPVDVQAPEDVSAFSVTPGATSLHLQWLPSVNAAGDLEAYVIEIQDAVTGLREISLPHDPQAEPSAPIAFTVDNLAPASGNALRVYTRDLAGNKSSGRNNPGVTWLANPIPNEIEELSAQLRLHWPSAVPNNLVKHYLVYVSTSDFNSVQGLQPALQVNKSSNGSVLVQAISGLTNDTPYYVAIVAVGMSDGYSPQVQTVMATPTEDNTPPAVELVQFKTSLDQTSLLTPATLDRAGKLQVAATDVSGVSRIELQLDGVLLSSLYTKDAEGFYSLAMNWDGVVEGEHTLSITAVDNWDNKVTHQYPFTLTMAAPAAPQWLAPAAPALTSAASVSLVAKAALNTQVQLLNNGVAQGAAKAVDASGTVKFNASLAEGDNVFTLVANFTGRTAQSVPSAQVSVRRDSSLPAAPGQLSAQSGSAGQVFLNWNKVTSNSAQNQIVGYNVYRSTAEFNQVGVEGVVKINTQPLATNQYKDMPVEDAQYLYKVTTVNQAGAESPLSAGATAIADSTAPKASAIRYQSLGQVDQVSGRHAPAKINVEVDFSEPLRNKPYLAIAPVGGVPMVVELALASNSETRYLGSFNLLDGTPSGTAYAVLSAHDKVGNRGTEVEQGATLLVDAQGPDLVSLVLSPAQPLQVDPVEGLAVQLQLQLNDATAGQAAPLLIPQINGVPLPGYSQGISLTLAEGSPVDAPVYLGSLQLPVSAGQDDQGAAAVETLSFSYNAEDTLGNVGKIKPGINQFQVYQGDLPPLAIPHGLSARAQSGGKVALAWQAVNAAAGYQVYRKTALEATGVWLESTTGPEYLDTPPADATYYYAVSSLRQDNGQSAESAQSDWVQVSADSVAPAQPANLDAQLNGQGIVLRWDTPLTDALGQPENQAQLQYALYRLNLAEGEQATAENLAGLQALQADIVGNLALDTSPSETEHAYVLVALDQAGNTSAPSNTVYLNVDLLPVQQLSVQLAEAGHPLLQWFHNGSSVEGFRLFTGPDDALVPLTTELVAATGGAVAFTDESLSGNATERRYSVVAEDANGAQSIASGITLPALSVELVEQNEPQSLLRGVMNRLVFRVFNKGQADATALTLWVDAPIEGEVYRHSSAAFAVAAGSFTDVPVIVGGYDALTGYAPLNLQLVQTPAAGQQVSLSQSTDIPVGNASLLAQLEVGNFTRGGVGQARFRLENTSAVEAELLMATASGKQASTELRFVLRDLAGNLLAKAPVHQFTGDVLTVNDGNTVARIQPGEQFVSEWFELAVPEAAPDVVTLALEIDRYRYHSGRNDQVIIEGTGTSTEVSLTETPYVATVNSVSPSVVFGRSAEVVITGQASARDSGELMSQVPVVLALYVNGFERLINVSTDVDGNFTYTYLPNGIAGHYQAVARHPDSLLQQSQAQFTVQGVKVSPTEVNVKLPRNYTHKVDVKVEAAAATPLTNLRLQAVDANGEVTTVLPEGISVSTPQALAVAAGKTGYVSLSFTGNNLAADTGTLRYQLLADTGVQAAQAIAAVTVNYQLVESKPALVLAKGFVQTGVGLGKQVQESVTLTNKGLDQWINPHISLTGPNGEAAPAWAYLASPAQPGTVAIGAALNIQLGFAPPAGTAQGSHELRLKVTGDNAADAEFPVFVQLVSSEVGSVFFHVADIYTATLDENNQPIPGLAGAKIELQNELVPDLTYALSSNAQGEALFTDLPAGRYSFRATAFEHDSQTGRLWIKPGLTEAQDVFLLNRLVSVEWEVQEVTLLDRYEIKLEATFQTNVPVAVVMFDPLNVNLPTMTKGQVFQGELSLTNYGLIRADNVSANLPTENEFVRFEFLAGVPDTLQAGEVFFLPYRIIAKKDFTPGLDADATGGGSCGFSAWASVNYQSECANGSTAGGSAQSGWYYSGTIACGGGGGTGGSVSQQISWPQGSGGGASWAPAAAATIGEAGFCEAPPPYCPECNAARGKQ